A window of the Thermus thermamylovorans genome harbors these coding sequences:
- the infC gene encoding translation initiation factor IF-3 — translation MREYLVNERIRARQVRVIGPDGQQLGIMDTREALRLAEEQDLDLVLVGPTADPPVARIMDYSKWRYEQQVAEREARKKAKRTEVKAIKFRVKIDDHDYRTKLNHIKRFLEEGHKVKVTIMFRGREMTHPELGERLLARVAEDLQGLAVVEMRPELLGRDMNMLLAPAKVSA, via the coding sequence ATAAGGGAGTATCTCGTCAACGAACGCATCCGCGCGCGGCAGGTGCGGGTCATCGGACCCGACGGGCAGCAGCTGGGCATCATGGACACCCGGGAGGCCCTGCGCCTGGCGGAGGAGCAGGACCTGGACCTGGTGCTGGTGGGCCCCACCGCCGACCCGCCCGTGGCCCGCATCATGGACTACTCCAAGTGGCGCTACGAGCAGCAGGTGGCGGAGAGGGAGGCCCGCAAGAAGGCCAAGCGCACCGAGGTCAAGGCCATCAAGTTCCGGGTCAAGATCGACGACCACGATTACCGCACCAAGCTGAACCATATCAAGCGTTTCCTGGAGGAGGGCCACAAGGTCAAGGTGACCATCATGTTCCGGGGCCGGGAGATGACCCACCCGGAGCTCGGGGAAAGGCTCCTCGCCCGGGTGGCCGAGGACCTTCAAGGCCTGGCGGTGGTGGAGATGAGGCCGGAGCTCCTGGGGCGCGACATGAACATGCTCCTGGCCCCGGCCAAGGTGTCGGCCTAG
- a CDS encoding alpha,alpha-trehalase, which yields MLREVVKAAEAVLRANDRDGYTVPAQGLYPFQWLWDSGFAALGWAVLDEERAWLELERLFLGQWESGFLPHIVFHQEDSGYFPGPEVWGVRRDPPTSGITQPPFLAPVVLHLVRRSSERGLERARWFYPHLLAFHRFLHRHRDPGGSGLVAVLHPWETGMDNSPAWDLPLKRVPRRPFALETRRDIQHVPQEERPRQEDYERYLYLVSLFRELGYDPDACFRESPFRVVDVGFNALLLFADEALGELAWLLGEDPAEPKGWFQKGVLALEALWDEEAGLYRSLDLHTGERIPRDTSAGFLPLLLPLSSSRVGRLVATFRAWAGEARYLFPSAHPLAPYFEPRRYWRGPVWAPINWLLAWGLIRHGFLEEAARLREDLIALVEGSGFCEYYHPLTGKGLGGRGFSWTAAIYLAWIGGQAAFPVGLGGPNL from the coding sequence GTGCTCCGTGAGGTGGTGAAGGCAGCAGAGGCCGTGCTCCGGGCCAATGACCGGGACGGGTACACGGTGCCTGCCCAGGGGCTTTACCCTTTCCAGTGGCTTTGGGATAGCGGCTTTGCCGCTTTAGGTTGGGCGGTCCTGGATGAGGAGCGGGCGTGGCTCGAGCTGGAAAGGCTCTTCCTCGGGCAGTGGGAAAGCGGTTTCCTGCCCCATATTGTCTTCCACCAGGAAGATTCCGGCTACTTCCCGGGGCCGGAGGTCTGGGGGGTGCGGAGGGATCCCCCGACCTCCGGCATCACCCAACCCCCCTTCCTGGCCCCCGTAGTGCTCCACCTGGTACGCAGATCCAGCGAACGGGGCTTGGAGCGGGCCCGCTGGTTTTATCCCCACCTCCTTGCCTTCCACCGTTTCCTCCACCGGCACCGGGATCCAGGGGGAAGCGGCCTGGTGGCGGTCCTCCATCCCTGGGAAACAGGGATGGACAACAGCCCCGCTTGGGACTTACCCCTGAAGAGGGTCCCCCGCCGTCCCTTTGCCTTGGAAACCCGGAGGGACATCCAGCACGTACCCCAGGAGGAGCGTCCCCGGCAGGAGGATTACGAGCGCTACCTTTACCTGGTGTCCTTGTTCCGGGAGTTGGGGTATGATCCGGATGCGTGCTTCCGGGAAAGTCCTTTTCGGGTGGTGGACGTGGGCTTCAATGCCCTCCTACTCTTTGCCGATGAGGCCCTGGGGGAACTGGCTTGGCTCTTGGGCGAAGATCCCGCGGAGCCTAAAGGCTGGTTCCAGAAGGGGGTTTTAGCCCTGGAAGCCCTCTGGGATGAGGAGGCCGGGCTTTACCGCTCCCTGGATCTCCACACTGGGGAACGGATTCCTCGGGATACCTCGGCGGGCTTTCTCCCGCTTTTGCTGCCCCTGTCTTCCTCCCGCGTGGGGCGCTTGGTCGCTACTTTTCGCGCCTGGGCCGGGGAGGCTAGGTACCTTTTCCCCAGCGCCCACCCTTTGGCGCCTTACTTTGAGCCCAGGCGCTATTGGCGGGGCCCGGTCTGGGCTCCGATTAATTGGCTTTTGGCCTGGGGTCTTATCCGCCACGGCTTCCTGGAGGAGGCGGCCCGTTTGCGGGAGGACTTGATTGCCTTGGTGGAAGGTTCGGGTTTTTGCGAGTACTACCATCCCCTTACCGGGAAAGGGTTGGGGGGAAGGGGGTTTTCTTGGACGGCAGCCATTTACTTGGCGTGGATAGGGGGCCAAGCCGCTTTTCCCGTAGGGCTTGGTGGCCCCAATCTCTAG
- the rpmI gene encoding 50S ribosomal protein L35 gives MPKMKTHKGAKKRVKVTASGKVVAMRTGKRHLNWQKSGKEIRQKGRRFVLAQVEAERVKLLLPYE, from the coding sequence ATGCCCAAGATGAAGACCCACAAGGGCGCCAAGAAGCGGGTGAAGGTGACCGCTTCGGGCAAGGTGGTGGCCATGCGGACCGGCAAGCGCCACCTCAACTGGCAGAAGTCCGGCAAGGAGATCCGCCAAAAGGGGCGGAGGTTCGTCTTGGCCCAGGTGGAGGCGGAGCGGGTGAAGCTCCTCCTGCCCTACGAGTAG
- a CDS encoding glutamine--tRNA ligase/YqeY domain fusion protein has product MGLVPPCFITEIVEKDLREGRYAKLLTRFPPEPNGYLHIGHARSIVLNFGLALDYGGECNLRYDDTNPETEKEEYPRAIEEDVRWLGFTPDRVLYASDYFETMYQCALVLIQEGKAYVDDLPEEEMSRLRAEGKPSPYRNRSVEENLELFERMRQGEFPTGSRVLRAKIDPAHPNFKLRDPVLYRIVHAPHYHAGDRWVVYPMYDYAHPLEDFIEGVSHSLCTLEFENNRAIYDWVIENLKGKCGLPHAPRPYQYEFARLDLSHTVLSKRKLIRLVEGGYVWGWDDPRLPTLRALRRRGVRPEAIREFVRRTGISRNEALIEMELFEEVVRDDLNPIAPRVLGVLDPLRVVLTNYQGEEWLEAPYWPRDIPKEGTRALPFSPELYIERSDFTLDPPKGWKRFAPGQRVRLRHAYVLELEDAVEENGEVKLLKARIVPGTLGANPEDGIKPKGVIHWVSARHALPVEFRLYNRLFLTKDPEEGGDFLKNLNPRALEVRRGFIELSVLQDPKDTRYQLERLGYFWQDPVDSRPEALVMNRIVPLKEGYRA; this is encoded by the coding sequence ATGGGCCTCGTTCCTCCCTGCTTCATCACCGAGATCGTGGAGAAGGACCTGCGGGAGGGAAGGTACGCCAAGCTCCTCACCCGCTTCCCCCCGGAGCCCAACGGCTACCTGCACATCGGCCACGCCCGGAGCATCGTGCTGAACTTCGGCCTGGCCCTGGACTATGGCGGGGAGTGCAACCTGCGCTACGACGACACCAACCCGGAAACGGAAAAGGAGGAGTACCCCCGGGCCATCGAGGAAGACGTGCGCTGGCTGGGCTTCACCCCCGATAGGGTTCTTTACGCCTCCGACTACTTTGAAACCATGTACCAGTGTGCCCTGGTCCTCATCCAGGAGGGCAAGGCCTACGTGGACGACCTCCCGGAGGAGGAGATGAGCCGACTGCGGGCAGAGGGGAAGCCAAGCCCCTACCGGAACCGGAGTGTGGAGGAGAACCTGGAACTCTTTGAAAGGATGCGCCAGGGGGAGTTCCCCACGGGAAGCCGGGTTTTAAGGGCCAAGATCGACCCCGCCCACCCCAACTTCAAGCTGCGGGACCCGGTGCTCTACCGCATCGTCCACGCCCCCCACTACCACGCCGGGGACCGGTGGGTGGTCTACCCCATGTACGACTACGCCCACCCCCTCGAGGACTTCATCGAGGGCGTCAGCCACTCCCTTTGCACCCTGGAGTTCGAGAACAACCGGGCCATCTACGACTGGGTGATCGAAAACCTCAAGGGTAAGTGCGGCCTGCCCCATGCCCCCAGGCCCTACCAGTACGAGTTCGCCCGCCTGGACCTGAGCCACACGGTGCTCTCCAAGCGGAAGCTCATCCGGCTCGTGGAAGGGGGGTACGTGTGGGGCTGGGACGACCCCAGGCTCCCCACCCTAAGGGCCCTGCGCCGGCGGGGGGTGCGGCCCGAGGCCATCCGGGAGTTCGTGCGGCGCACGGGGATCTCCAGGAACGAGGCCCTCATCGAGATGGAGCTCTTCGAGGAGGTGGTGCGGGACGACCTGAACCCCATCGCCCCCAGGGTCCTAGGGGTACTGGACCCCCTAAGGGTGGTCCTTACCAACTATCAGGGGGAGGAGTGGCTGGAGGCCCCCTACTGGCCCCGGGATATCCCCAAGGAGGGAACGAGGGCCCTGCCCTTCTCCCCCGAGCTCTACATCGAGCGGTCCGACTTTACCCTGGATCCGCCCAAGGGCTGGAAGCGCTTCGCCCCGGGGCAAAGGGTGCGCCTAAGGCACGCCTACGTGCTGGAGCTGGAGGACGCGGTGGAGGAAAACGGCGAGGTGAAGCTTCTGAAGGCCCGCATCGTCCCCGGCACCCTGGGGGCCAACCCCGAGGACGGCATCAAGCCCAAAGGGGTCATCCACTGGGTTTCCGCCCGCCACGCCCTGCCCGTGGAGTTCCGGCTCTACAACCGGCTCTTCCTCACGAAGGACCCGGAAGAGGGCGGGGACTTCCTCAAGAACCTGAACCCAAGGGCCCTCGAGGTCCGGCGGGGCTTCATCGAGCTCAGCGTCCTCCAGGACCCCAAGGATACCCGCTACCAGCTGGAGAGGCTGGGTTACTTCTGGCAGGACCCGGTGGACTCGAGGCCCGAGGCCCTGGTGATGAACCGCATCGTGCCCCTCAAGGAGGGGTACCGGGCGTGA
- the rplT gene encoding 50S ribosomal protein L20, with product MPRAKTGVVRRRRHKKVLKLAKGYWGLRSKSFRKAQETLFAAGNYAYAHRKRRKRDFRRLWIVRINAACRQHGMNYSSFIHGLKKAGVELDRKSLADLAVREPQAFALLVEKAKAASA from the coding sequence ATGCCGCGCGCCAAGACCGGGGTCGTCCGCCGCAGGCGGCACAAGAAGGTCCTCAAGCTGGCCAAAGGGTACTGGGGCCTGCGCTCCAAGAGCTTCCGCAAGGCCCAGGAGACCCTCTTCGCCGCGGGCAACTACGCCTACGCCCACCGCAAGCGCAGGAAGCGGGACTTCCGCAGGCTCTGGATCGTGCGCATCAACGCCGCCTGCCGCCAGCACGGCATGAACTATTCCAGCTTCATCCACGGGCTCAAGAAGGCCGGGGTGGAGCTGGACCGCAAGTCCCTGGCCGACCTGGCGGTGAGGGAGCCCCAGGCCTTCGCCCTTTTGGTGGAGAAGGCCAAGGCCGCCTCCGCCTAG
- a CDS encoding glycerol-3-phosphate acyltransferase, producing MTLLLLPLAYLAGALPLGFWLAQSQGVDPRTASPYALGLESALKRLGPRLALLAFLLDFLKGLLPLLLGRALGLGLPEVLALGVAVYLGHLYPLFLRDPWPLRAKGAGVLLGVLAGLPLPPFLLLAPLLPALLLLVLTRHASLGALGLPLGLLGITLFGGFGLPEKLLSGLLFLLALWRYKENLGRILEGTEPRLGNPLPLPSARQVVCAFLIHPLTLEDFWQSPRFRWARPLVRLGLLKQGWIERLAELFRPMKVGEVRGVRTADGREVLCHLISAPLLPHQIKAKPELAVRRAIQGARLARELGATVVGLGAFWSVVGEKGKRVQEAMPGIEVTNGGAYTAGTVRAAIPQILAHFAGSGRDLKKTTAAVVGANGVVAFGIARQIAPLVGRLLLVGRDRERLEKAAESLRRNLERKGQAPEVRVATEVAAIREADLVFTATSDPGAVIYPEHVKPGAWIYDEGVPPDVHPSVREVPGVRVIPGGVVRLPGRARATLDLHFGAPDQVPACLAETMILAAEEAFDRKSLGGEVKGENIQFFVERAEALGFRVVE from the coding sequence ATGACCCTCCTCCTCCTTCCCCTGGCCTACCTGGCGGGGGCCCTGCCCCTGGGCTTTTGGCTGGCCCAAAGCCAGGGGGTGGACCCCCGCACGGCGAGCCCCTACGCCCTGGGCCTGGAGAGCGCCCTGAAGCGCCTCGGCCCGCGGCTTGCCCTCCTCGCCTTCCTCCTGGACTTCCTCAAGGGCCTCCTGCCCCTCCTCCTGGGCCGGGCCCTGGGCCTGGGCCTCCCCGAGGTTCTGGCCCTGGGGGTGGCGGTCTATTTGGGCCACCTCTACCCCCTCTTTCTCCGCGATCCCTGGCCCCTCAGGGCCAAGGGGGCGGGGGTCCTCCTGGGGGTCCTGGCCGGGCTTCCCCTTCCCCCCTTCCTCCTCCTCGCCCCCCTCCTCCCGGCCCTCCTCCTCCTCGTCCTCACCCGCCACGCCTCCTTGGGGGCCTTGGGGCTTCCCCTGGGGCTTTTGGGCATCACCCTCTTCGGCGGGTTTGGGCTTCCGGAAAAGCTTCTTTCCGGCCTCCTTTTCCTCCTCGCCCTCTGGCGCTACAAGGAGAACCTGGGGCGCATCCTCGAGGGCACCGAGCCCAGGCTGGGGAACCCCTTGCCCCTCCCTTCGGCAAGGCAGGTGGTCTGCGCCTTCCTCATCCATCCCCTGACCCTCGAGGACTTCTGGCAGAGCCCCCGCTTCCGCTGGGCCCGTCCCCTGGTGCGCCTCGGGCTTCTGAAGCAAGGGTGGATAGAACGGCTGGCGGAGCTTTTCCGCCCCATGAAGGTGGGGGAGGTGCGGGGGGTTAGGACCGCGGACGGACGGGAGGTGCTCTGCCACCTGATTTCCGCTCCGCTCCTTCCCCACCAGATCAAGGCCAAGCCCGAGCTGGCGGTGAGGAGGGCCATTCAAGGGGCCAGGCTCGCCAGGGAGCTCGGGGCCACGGTGGTGGGCCTCGGGGCCTTCTGGAGCGTGGTGGGGGAGAAGGGGAAGAGGGTGCAGGAGGCGATGCCCGGCATCGAGGTGACGAACGGCGGGGCCTACACCGCGGGCACGGTGAGGGCGGCCATCCCCCAGATCCTCGCCCACTTTGCCGGAAGCGGCAGGGACCTGAAGAAGACCACGGCGGCGGTGGTGGGGGCCAATGGGGTGGTGGCCTTCGGCATCGCCCGTCAGATCGCCCCCCTGGTGGGCAGGCTCCTCCTGGTGGGCCGGGACCGGGAGCGCCTGGAAAAGGCGGCGGAGAGCCTGAGGCGCAACCTGGAGCGCAAGGGCCAGGCCCCGGAGGTCCGGGTGGCCACGGAGGTGGCCGCCATCCGGGAGGCGGACCTGGTCTTCACCGCCACCAGCGACCCAGGGGCCGTCATCTACCCCGAGCACGTGAAGCCCGGGGCCTGGATCTACGACGAGGGGGTGCCCCCGGACGTCCACCCCTCGGTGCGGGAGGTGCCGGGGGTGCGGGTCATCCCCGGCGGCGTGGTGCGGCTTCCCGGGAGGGCGCGGGCCACCTTGGACCTCCACTTCGGCGCCCCCGACCAGGTGCCCGCCTGTCTGGCGGAGACCATGATCCTGGCGGCGGAGGAGGCTTTTGACCGGAAGAGCCTGGGCGGGGAGGTGAAGGGGGAGAACATCCAGTTCTTCGTGGAGCGGGCCGAAGCCCTGGGGTTTCGGGTGGTGGAGTAG
- a CDS encoding TlyA family RNA methyltransferase, translating to MRLDRYLVERGLVESREKAKRLIEAGRVQVGGKVVVKPSFAVPEGAAVELLAEERYVGRGAYKLLGALAAFPVDPQGKVAADLGASTGGFTQVLLERGAGRVYAVDVGRDQLHPRLREDPRVVALEGQDARTLQLPEPVDLVVMDVSFISSTLLLPKVKELLKPGGEALVLVKPQFELWPGAHRGVVREEALRQRALERVRERARELGFQPLGERESPLPGKEGNREYWLWLRKA from the coding sequence GTGCGCTTGGACCGCTACCTGGTGGAACGGGGCCTGGTGGAGAGCCGGGAGAAGGCGAAGAGGCTCATCGAGGCGGGCCGGGTGCAGGTAGGGGGCAAGGTGGTGGTTAAGCCCAGCTTTGCCGTACCTGAAGGGGCAGCGGTGGAGCTCCTGGCCGAGGAGCGGTACGTGGGCCGGGGGGCCTACAAGCTCCTGGGGGCCTTGGCCGCCTTTCCCGTGGACCCCCAGGGCAAGGTGGCCGCCGACCTTGGGGCCAGCACCGGGGGCTTCACCCAGGTGCTCCTGGAAAGGGGGGCCGGGCGGGTCTACGCGGTGGACGTGGGCCGGGATCAGCTTCACCCCAGGCTCAGGGAGGACCCCCGGGTGGTGGCCCTGGAAGGGCAGGACGCCCGCACCCTCCAGCTCCCCGAGCCCGTGGATCTGGTGGTCATGGACGTGTCCTTCATCTCCTCCACCCTGCTTCTGCCCAAGGTAAAGGAGCTCCTCAAACCGGGAGGCGAGGCCCTCGTCCTGGTGAAGCCCCAGTTCGAGCTCTGGCCTGGGGCCCACCGGGGGGTGGTGCGGGAGGAAGCCTTACGGCAACGGGCCCTGGAGCGGGTGCGGGAAAGGGCCCGGGAGCTCGGCTTCCAGCCCCTGGGGGAAAGGGAGAGCCCCTTGCCGGGAAAGGAGGGGAACCGGGAGTATTGGCTTTGGCTACGTAAGGCCTAG
- a CDS encoding DUF433 domain-containing protein, with translation MEEVSLLKRITLDPKINHGKPTLRGLRYPVHVILELLASGMTPEEILADFPDLEPEDIQACLLFAAKLSDVGTVLRVA, from the coding sequence ATGGAAGAGGTTTCCCTCCTAAAGCGGATCACCCTGGATCCCAAAATCAATCATGGGAAGCCCACCCTACGCGGTCTTCGTTATCCTGTCCACGTCATCCTGGAGCTTTTGGCCAGCGGCATGACCCCGGAGGAAATCCTCGCCGACTTCCCTGACCTAGAACCAGAGGATATCCAGGCTTGCCTTCTCTTTGCCGCTAAGCTAAGCGACGTGGGGACGGTGCTCCGGGTAGCATGA
- a CDS encoding LptF/LptG family permease yields MTLYRHLLRESLPVLLLALLFLTAVFLFGFFYAGARWLEGVPLPKVARWLSYHVPGVLVQVFPIALVTTTVLVFGRLSAEGAPFALLSGGIPLWRAALPLLWAGLLLSGLALYLQEKLVPHYNERVRTAWWDEIHTQGAGLFRLKGLQIPIGQGRSLYFEDFDMERKEMVGVRIASFREEEGTFLFAERGSWEDRVITLKGYRLYRIDFAEVPGLEAAQDLLAQTRRVFRVVSQGEVLEVESDLSRARAIADYADTFSFGRDSLSQAWAKVRDPFLAPLERWRARLEFHSKLALPLANLVLVLLAAAMALKYGRSTGLALGLSVVLALAYYGAFFLGRSLAGIGALPPELGAWGANLLFLALGARALR; encoded by the coding sequence ATGACCCTCTACCGCCACCTCCTCAGGGAGAGCCTCCCCGTCCTCCTCCTCGCCCTCCTCTTCCTCACCGCCGTCTTCCTCTTCGGCTTCTTCTACGCCGGGGCCCGGTGGCTGGAAGGGGTGCCCCTCCCCAAGGTGGCCCGCTGGCTCTCCTACCACGTGCCCGGGGTCCTGGTCCAGGTCTTCCCCATCGCCTTGGTCACCACCACGGTTTTGGTCTTCGGAAGGCTTTCCGCGGAAGGGGCCCCCTTCGCCCTCCTCTCCGGGGGAATCCCCCTGTGGCGGGCGGCGCTACCCCTCCTTTGGGCGGGGCTCCTCCTAAGCGGCCTAGCCCTTTACCTCCAGGAAAAGCTCGTCCCCCACTACAACGAAAGGGTGCGCACCGCCTGGTGGGACGAGATCCACACCCAAGGGGCGGGCCTTTTCCGCCTGAAGGGCCTGCAGATCCCCATCGGCCAGGGCCGAAGCCTCTACTTTGAGGACTTCGACATGGAGCGCAAGGAGATGGTGGGGGTGCGCATCGCCTCCTTCCGGGAAGAGGAGGGCACCTTCCTCTTCGCCGAAAGGGGGAGCTGGGAGGACCGGGTGATCACCTTAAAGGGGTATCGCCTCTACCGCATCGACTTCGCCGAGGTACCAGGGCTGGAGGCCGCCCAGGACCTCCTGGCCCAGACCCGCCGGGTCTTCCGGGTGGTGAGCCAGGGGGAGGTCCTGGAGGTGGAGTCCGACCTCTCCCGGGCCCGGGCCATCGCCGACTACGCGGACACCTTCAGCTTCGGCCGGGACAGCCTCTCCCAGGCCTGGGCCAAGGTGCGGGACCCCTTCCTCGCCCCCCTGGAAAGGTGGCGGGCCCGGCTGGAGTTCCACTCCAAACTGGCCCTGCCCCTGGCCAACCTGGTCCTGGTCCTCCTGGCCGCGGCCATGGCCCTCAAGTACGGGCGGAGCACCGGGCTCGCCCTGGGCTTAAGCGTGGTGCTGGCCCTGGCCTACTACGGGGCCTTCTTCCTGGGCCGCTCCCTGGCGGGCATCGGCGCCCTGCCCCCGGAGCTTGGGGCCTGGGGGGCGAACCTCCTCTTCCTGGCCCTGGGGGCGCGCGCCCTGCGGTAG
- a CDS encoding HepT-like ribonuclease domain-containing protein — protein sequence MPRELRAYLWDILQAGREVLAFLGEKDFPSFAQDPLLRAAVERKLEVIGEALAQALKHFPDLRESFPEAPRVIAMRNRLIHAYAQVDPAVVYGVVRGHLPELLAKVEARLRGLGEVGE from the coding sequence ATGCCGCGTGAACTGAGGGCCTACCTCTGGGACATCCTGCAGGCAGGGCGGGAGGTTCTGGCCTTTTTAGGGGAGAAGGACTTCCCTTCCTTCGCCCAGGATCCCCTCCTAAGGGCTGCGGTGGAGCGGAAGCTGGAGGTCATCGGTGAGGCCCTAGCCCAAGCCTTGAAGCACTTCCCCGACCTGCGGGAGTCCTTTCCCGAGGCTCCACGGGTCATTGCCATGCGAAACCGCCTCATTCACGCCTACGCCCAGGTGGACCCAGCGGTGGTGTACGGGGTGGTGCGGGGACACCTGCCTGAGCTCTTGGCCAAGGTGGAGGCCAGGCTACGGGGTCTGGGGGAAGTGGGGGAATAG
- a CDS encoding DUF5615 family PIN-like protein, with protein MDAHLPFRLVRLLRERGYDALHTRELPRGNATPDDEINALSLREGRVVVTKDGDFTRSLVLQGVPYKLLLIATGNISNQALERLFLEHLETICQLLEKYRLVELGRHEVVARLPSSPSEDNLPS; from the coding sequence GTGGACGCCCACCTCCCCTTCCGCTTGGTTCGCTTGTTGCGGGAACGAGGGTACGATGCTCTTCACACCCGTGAGCTTCCCAGGGGAAACGCCACACCGGACGACGAGATAAACGCCCTTTCCCTGCGAGAAGGAAGGGTGGTGGTTACCAAGGATGGTGATTTTACGCGGTCCTTGGTGCTTCAAGGTGTGCCCTACAAGCTTCTTCTCATCGCTACCGGTAACATTTCCAACCAGGCCCTCGAAAGGCTATTCCTAGAGCACCTTGAAACGATATGCCAACTTCTGGAAAAGTACCGCTTGGTGGAGCTGGGAAGGCATGAAGTGGTAGCCCGGCTTCCATCAAGCCCAAGCGAGGATAACCTGCCCTCTTAA
- a CDS encoding nucleotidyltransferase family protein produces the protein MTREEALAKLTSPEVRSLMERHQVRRLHLVGSHARGEAGEGSDLDLLVEFFPMSPEQHAAAYLGLLLDLEAILGCPVDLLEAGAVVNPFLQESLLRDRQEVYAA, from the coding sequence ATGACCCGGGAAGAGGCCCTCGCCAAGCTCACTTCCCCAGAGGTGCGCTCCCTTATGGAACGGCACCAGGTGCGCCGCCTCCACTTGGTGGGCTCCCACGCCCGGGGAGAAGCGGGGGAAGGAAGCGACCTGGATCTTCTGGTGGAGTTCTTCCCCATGTCTCCAGAACAGCACGCGGCAGCCTACCTGGGGCTCCTTTTAGACCTGGAGGCCATCCTAGGGTGCCCAGTGGACCTCCTGGAAGCAGGGGCCGTGGTGAACCCCTTCCTCCAGGAAAGCCTCCTGAGGGACAGGCAAGAGGTGTATGCCGCGTGA
- a CDS encoding COG2426 family protein: MRPEVYVVLVAALPVVELRGAIPLGVALGLPPGEAFLLALLGNLLVAPLALTLLPWAVELATRVPLLERLWAVLEARVRLRGEERVQRLGALGLLLFVAVPLPGSGAWTGSVLAVVLGLRRRYALPAISLGVLGAGLLVLLLTGGAVAGLNYLR; encoded by the coding sequence ATGCGCCCCGAGGTCTACGTGGTCCTGGTGGCTGCCCTCCCGGTGGTGGAGCTCCGGGGGGCCATCCCCCTGGGGGTGGCCCTGGGGCTTCCCCCGGGGGAGGCTTTTCTCCTGGCCCTCCTGGGCAACCTCCTGGTGGCCCCTCTGGCCCTCACCCTCCTGCCCTGGGCGGTGGAGCTGGCCACCCGCGTGCCCCTCCTGGAGCGGCTTTGGGCGGTCCTCGAGGCCCGGGTGCGCCTCCGGGGGGAGGAGCGGGTGCAGCGGCTCGGGGCCCTGGGCCTCCTCCTCTTCGTGGCCGTGCCCCTCCCGGGGAGCGGGGCCTGGACGGGCTCGGTGCTGGCGGTGGTCCTGGGCCTCCGCCGCCGCTACGCCCTCCCCGCCATCTCCCTGGGGGTCCTGGGGGCGGGCCTTTTGGTCCTCCTCCTCACGGGGGGTGCGGTGGCCGGGCTAAACTACCTGCGATGA
- a CDS encoding DUF3234 domain-containing protein: MEPELSGTWYVLEGEPGEHLVMEALGQRLSGIWTSEALAQGFLARHPRLGMRVSPLESPALKEAFLRALGMLRVEGVLVDYEPGAHRARMARVEELLREVRRA; the protein is encoded by the coding sequence GTGGAGCCTGAGCTTTCGGGCACCTGGTATGTGCTGGAGGGGGAGCCGGGGGAGCACCTGGTCATGGAGGCGCTGGGGCAGCGGCTTTCCGGCATCTGGACCTCCGAGGCCCTGGCCCAGGGCTTCCTGGCCCGGCATCCCCGGCTCGGGATGCGGGTGAGCCCCCTGGAAAGCCCCGCCCTGAAGGAGGCCTTCCTCAGGGCCCTGGGGATGCTCCGGGTGGAGGGGGTCCTGGTGGACTACGAACCCGGGGCCCACCGGGCGCGGATGGCCCGGGTGGAAGAGCTTTTACGGGAGGTGCGGCGTGCGTAG
- a CDS encoding enoyl-CoA hydratase/isomerase family protein — protein sequence MVLVEKGSIYQVFLNDPERRNPLSPAMVEGLLAALEEAEKDPEARALVLSGRGQAFSAGADLAFLEKVTEMGAEENYRHSLSLMRLFHRLYTFPKPTVAAVNGPAVAGGAGLATACDLVVMDQEAKLGYTEVKIGFVAALVSVILVRAVGEKVAKDLLLTGRLIGAEEAKALGLANRVAPPGKALEEALALAEEVARNAPTSLRLSKELLLALPGMGLEDGFRLAALANAWVRETGDLKEGIRAFFEKRPPRF from the coding sequence ATGGTCCTGGTGGAAAAGGGCTCCATATACCAGGTCTTCCTGAACGACCCCGAGCGCCGGAACCCCCTCTCCCCCGCCATGGTGGAGGGGCTGTTGGCGGCGCTGGAGGAGGCGGAGAAGGACCCCGAGGCCCGGGCCCTGGTGCTTTCCGGCAGAGGCCAAGCCTTCAGCGCCGGGGCGGACCTGGCCTTTTTGGAAAAGGTCACGGAGATGGGCGCCGAGGAAAACTACCGCCACTCCCTTTCCCTCATGCGCCTCTTCCACCGCCTCTACACCTTCCCCAAGCCCACGGTGGCGGCGGTGAACGGCCCGGCGGTGGCGGGGGGGGCGGGCCTGGCCACCGCCTGCGACCTGGTGGTCATGGACCAAGAGGCCAAGCTGGGCTACACCGAGGTCAAGATCGGCTTCGTGGCCGCCCTGGTCTCCGTGATCCTGGTGCGGGCTGTGGGGGAGAAGGTGGCCAAGGACCTCCTCCTCACGGGCAGGCTCATCGGGGCCGAGGAGGCCAAGGCCCTGGGGCTGGCAAACCGCGTGGCCCCTCCTGGCAAGGCCCTGGAGGAGGCTTTGGCCCTGGCGGAGGAGGTGGCCAGAAACGCCCCCACCTCCCTTCGCCTCAGCAAGGAGCTCCTCTTGGCCCTGCCGGGGATGGGCCTGGAGGACGGCTTCCGTCTGGCGGCCCTGGCCAACGCCTGGGTGCGGGAGACGGGGGACCTGAAAGAGGGCATCCGGGCCTTCTTTGAGAAGCGGCCCCCTAGGTTCTGA